AAATTCACAATAATTATGTTGTCTTCAAGGTTATTTCCCAATAATTTTgataatatttaaatgtactttGTTTTCCTTTACATGTGTTTATTTAGAAAGAATTTCATACATGCGGGATTTCTCCAGAGGAGATCCAGAATATTGTAAAAGCTGAGTTCCTGCCTCTAATTGGGAATTGTCAGAGCCAGGCAAAGGAGTGTCTTGCCGCCATGAATGTAAGTGTTGGCAAAAGAGAACTTCAGATTTGGATCATCCTGTTAAAGGTTGGAGTTCCGTGATGCCCTGACTGTCCATTCCTTACCCCAGAAAGCATTTCAGTCTTTGGCCAAGAGTTCTGCTGGGCTGAGCAAGTCTCTTTTCAAATTCATGCGAGGGACATCTCATCTGTGGGAGGTGCACAGTGCCGGGCTGTGGAGGAGGGAGCAGCAGTTGCAAGAGCAGCTGGACCAAGTGTGCTACTGTCGGGACCATGGCATCCAGGTTAGCCTTATTCCCAGTCCCCTCTTATAGCCCTGCCAGCATACGAACCAAAAATACTGATACAGAATGTGTTCCTTAGACAACTCCCACAACAGTGTCTGTTTCTTTCAGAAGAAGGAGGCTCATCTCGATGTTATGCTGGACAAACTGAGACAGGAGAGTACTGAGGAGGCACTCAAAATTACTTTGGAGAAGACTCTACACTTCCTGGATGAAGTAAAACATGTGTATGCTACTGTCATAGTATTTCTCaagaaggttttttttttttttttctcgagTCTGTTCCCAGaactgtgtgtgctgtgtagcCTAAAGCCTGTAAACTAAGTTTATAAAGctgttgtatgtttttattaggTACATTCACTTCTACAAAGAAGAGGTGGACACAGTGGAAGGTTTTCCCCCCATGGTCTTGGAGGAGCTGCACTCCTACAGCTTTGCTGTTAGTCGATACTTCAATGTCAAGGAGATATATAGTCCGGTAAATAATTTGCAAGCCACTGTCACTAGCCTTGTGCGAACGATTTCCTGATCACTTGAAGTGTCTATCTTTTTCCCACAGGACTCTGAGGAGCTTCGTTCCCTTTACCCCAACATCAATCTCGGTGAGTTGGATATTGTCATTTTGCAACAATCAATTTAATTAGCTTTAGAAAATATCAGGATCCCATGTAAGAGTAAAAATGTGTGCAATGTTGAATCAATAGATTTAAGTGGGATGGCCACTGTGCAGGGAAGACCAATCACTGGACAGGGAAGGAAACAATTGCCGGAAGGATTTCAGAAAAGTCCAGCTGATTTGTCCTTTGATGAATATGACAATGAGGTACCAATCCATTCCAAGCAAGAGTGGTACTTTTATTTATctatggcagtgtagaaatgaaaaataaataatttctccTTGCTCTAGGATGACATTGATTCCCATCAGGAGTTTGTTGACTGTCAGTCCAGTGAGTCTTTCGTAACCTCTAAAGGCAATGTGTACAATGGCCAGAGCTTTGTCTCTCACTGGGACCTGGAGCAGGAGACCATTCCATCAGAGATGGAGGCGGTTGTGTTTCCCAGAAGTCTCCTTGTGGATCTACAAAAAAAGTAGgcctgaataaaataaaaaatcgtTGATACAGCAGTTTATTTGGATTCTTTAATTGTTCCTATATTCCCACAGTGTTCGTCTGTTGTTTTTCAATCACCTGGAAGAGGTATATCAGACTGCTCTGACCAGCTCTATGAATACTGTGGCAGCCAAGAAAGAGGCACTGAAGTCTGAGCTGGACCTTCGACTGCAACTCCACCAACGACGTGGCGAAAGGATTAAAATGGACATCCACAATGTCCGTGCTGGTAAGCAGAACAACCCATCTCAGCCCACAGTGGCGAAGTGGTCAAAGTCTTTCAGTTGGGATGTCAAACGTGTGTCCTgactctgtggtcactaaaggTCCCATGGAACATGAATTGGGTTGTTAACCCTGGTGTCCTGGCTACATTTCCAATATGGCCCTCCTATCATCATGGACACCTAAGCATACCCAGCTTTCAACTGGtttatttcatcccctctccacACCCCAAAGTTAAAATCACAGCATCCAGACACGGGCAGGAGGTTCCACACATGGGTTAACAGGTGGATGTTGGACAGTGTTGCCTTGACTCGTTGCACTCCAGCAAGTCCTTCTGGTAGGTTGTgtgcctgcaagctcaatcatTTAACCTTCTAGGTTGAGAAGTGTGATGAGATGCAAAACGGCTTGGGGAGATGTGCATCGGAGGACACAAGTCTCAATCTTCTACTCACCCACAACTGCTCTGGAGTTATTGTGATCGGGCAAGGCCATAATTTGCCAATTGGCAAGCGCAATATTGAGAGTGGAGAAAGATTGggtaaaacagaaataaaaacactggACAAAGATCCCACTGTTAATTACTATTTTTGTCTGTCTTACATCTTAGCGGAACTGATACTGCATAGAGATCGTGTGGAAAGGCATTGTCAAGGTGTCTTGCAGGCCCTTGGCAACTGTCGAACAAACGTTCAGGATCTCCAGATTCAACAGCACAAACTGACCGAGGACTTCAGATCCCAGATTTACAGCATGGAGGATGAATTTAACACTGCCACCAAATCAGACATGTGAGGATGTTTGTGGTCATATAACATACTTGACACTTACTATGACCGATAGTTTGTTGCTTTCTTTTGCTTCTTTGTCATTGCTTTCTCAGTCTGTTGCTGCGTGCCCTTTTCACACTCTCTGTGCTCAGGGTGGTTGGTCTATGTGGAACGCTGCAGTCCAATCTGGAGAATTACATGAACGTAATTCAGGAATTACAGAGACACTTCAGACAGACTCTGGAGTCCAAGCTGGATGACCTAAGAAAGTCCAACGTCAAGTTGATGAAATCCTTTAAGTAGGAGTTGTTCCTctattttcaatggggtttcaTTATGTACAGACTATTTGGTAACAGAGTGCCTCAATGCCTACAGGTTGTTCTCAGAGGGAGGGAACTTCACGCCCAAAGAGATAGAGATGCTTCACAAACGAATAGAGAAGATGTCTAAACGCATTGACTCCACTGATGAGGCTATCATGCTGGACATGGAGGGGACAGAGTCCAAGTGTCTGGAGCAGGTATGAAAAGCACAGAACTTTAGTTAAGCCTACAGAAATGTCCAAACCGATGTTTCGACCCAGATTGATTATATCAGTGTTGCATTTTAATGCTAAACTTTGCCATCCCTCTTATGTTTCCCTTTAGGCGAAGGATGTGATAAACAGATTTGAGGAGAAATCTCACTTCTTGATAATAGATTTAAAGTTTATGGAGAAAATCCAAGGAATGCTAACAAATACACAGGTTCAGTTAAAAACAgaggtacatttattttactcgGTATGGTTCTTCTTTACCTGGCATGCCTTTTCTTGAATTGCagtaaatgtaacatttgttttattttatttacaggcCACAAACAGCAACATGCAACAGAAGAAGATCAACAGCCTCCTAACAGAGTTAAAAACTATGATAAATTATTTTGCCCAAAGTCCAGAAAAGGTGCTAAACTCAgtcaaaattacatttgaattacattttctcttgtaggttttttaaatgttaataacAGTCTATTTGAGCTTAATATCCTAATAGatgatcatacatttttttcagaAAGTGACGACAGATGATATTTTAACTTTTACACAGACTATATTAGAGGAATTCAGGGCACGATGCCATTATCTTGAATGTTTTTTGGTAAGTGTTAAAGGATTTAAAGCTGCATATTAATATTCACACAGCTAACCCAAACACTGTGGCCTGGTGACATCAACAGATTATTGAAGAAGAAAGCTATTCAGTGCATTTTCTTATACTGTTGCTGAtccattatatttttgttgtataGACCATGACCGTAAGGTTCTGTTAGGTTTAAatttcagtgtgttttgtgtgcagGACCCAACCATGGCAGTTCCGATGCCGGACTGCGCTCTCCAGGGTGCATTTGCTGTAGCGGCGCGGCCCAAATCCCGCAAACAGTCAGGCAGCCCTGCCAACGACAGCCTGCTCCAGCCCAGCCGCATGGGAGTACCCTTAACGGATGATGTGGTGGTGGGTGTCATCAAGGGACTGCTGAGGTGAGAGAAGCTAACACAATGCAATTCATAACTCTGTGAAGCCATATATAATCATGTTCACACAGTGAATGATAGGAGGTTTATACTGTAAAGCATAAACTTCTTACTGTACCAATAATATTACTAACATTGAAAAGGAAGCTCATACCTTATTTTCCTATTCAAATGGGTACCATCACTGGTGCCAGCTTAAGTATATGCCCTCTACCTTAGCTCGCTAAGATTAAATCCTAAAGCCTATTTATGCTTTGTTCGACAGACTCAACACTCTTTAATTTACTGCCACCAAGATGCTTCATACACTTGTCACTTCAGCCTTTCAAAAATTAAATAAGCAAGCGGTTATTTGACAACTAACATCTGCAGCACTTGCTAAATTCACCAGAAACTATATGTGCCTtaccatatttattttaatttgtttagtaatctatttgtatttatacatatttcattaccacttcaggttggtggagagtgcctgcctcaagtggaggagtttaagtatctaggggtcttgttcatgagtgagggaaggatggaacgggagattgacagacggatcggtgcagcttctgcagtaatgtggtcgatgtatcggtctgtcgtggtgaagaaagagctgagccgcaaggcgaagctctcgatttaccagtcaatctacgttcctactctcacctatggtcatgagttttgggtccccccggaagagctggaggaagtgtctggggagagggaagtctgggcatctctgcttagactgctgcccgtgcgccccggccccggataagcggaagaaaatgatgatgatgacatattccatttttactttgtgtgCTGTCTTTGAATCCCTTTGGTCGGTTGACCACAAAAATGTGAATTTGTTCACAAGTGACTTgattaaataatgtttacataaaaaatttttttttttataatgttgcTGATGGGTCCTTTTCCATACAAGACCTCAGAACATACGCTCTCTGATGATTTCTCAGGCTAGGCAAGCCAGTCACCCAGGAAGCACATTCACACTCACCAGAGAAGGGCTCAGCCGCAGTCGCAGGTACCAGCCGGGTTGGTGTACAATGATTTCACCAACTTCAGAAAAAGAAGTTTGGTTCCCAGACTGAGCCATATTGCTGTTTCTTTAACTTAATTACTCTTACGTTCCTTGTGATTTATCTGGCTCCCAAGCTAGCAAATGCAAAAATGGTAACACTGGTTTCAGTCATATGTCGTCCCTCTGTGCTCTCCATAGTCACCTTGTCATCTCCTCTTGGGCAGAGGTCAGGGAAGAGCCCATCTGCCGAATCTGTCGGTACAAGAAGGttagacacattttaatgtctTAATCACTGACACTATCaaattaaaaccttttttgcattgttttctaTGATTTCCACAGCTCAAACACTTTGTGTGAAGATATTAATAACCTGGTCTATCAAGCTAGTCTATCTTTTGTCTTTAGTCTGACACTTTTGAGCATATGAAAACATCATGATGAAACTTTGTGAGAAGGGCTTACGGCACGGAGCCACCCCTGGGTGGTCCCACATGGACCACGTGTGACAACGTCCCGGTCCCATGCAAGCCTCCAAAGAAATGAAGAGCAGAGTCATGTTTTCCAGTTCAAAGGCCAAGCCTTGCTTTATTTTACATATCACAATGGACCATATTAAAAAGGTATTAAACATGTACCAGAACCTTTATTCTCTTATTCTAATTAAAAAGCTATTGCACAATGGATCAGGGCAATTAATAAGACAACAGAAGGGTGAGGGCAGAGCCTCCGGCGAGGGAGAGATACTCACACTAATAACCCAAAGACCCTGTACCACAGTGACtgaggacatacacacactcacgaCTGTTGGTGGAAGTGACAGTGACATTCACTTAATCCTAACACACCCCGTGCCGTGAGCCCAAACTAACCTTGACTAACGACTATTGGTGAAACTAGTGACAGTGACATTCACTTAATCCTAACACACCCCGTGCCGTGAGCCCAAACTAACCTTGACTACTCTCCCGCCCGGAGCCCCCCACTCAAATCGAAGAACTGAATAAAACTTAGTCCCGTCAATAAAGTCACTAAAATACAACAACCAACTCCTAATTAATGCATATAGACAGACCAGTTGGTTAGGGTAATAGTGAGATACACACAATTACACTAAACTCCCTACACTACTCATCGTAACACAATGGTAGAATATCTAGCAAAGCAAAACAGAGGCGGCATAGTCCTGCTGAACAAACACAAGAATTAACATGTGATAGGATTAACCAGGAGACATACACAAGACCTATGAGGCCTTACCGATGCCATAAAATGCAGCAGTCCAATCTCACTCTTTACCCTGGTTTCCTCCAATTCCGATTATCACTCCTAAACATTGCAATTACATTATACAGACCGTAATTACCCCAATACACAAAAAACCTTAATACTGGAACACAGACGTTACCATCCAGCAAGACACCAACCACCTTTGCACACCCCAAAAAAAAGGCTCCCTAATTACCCAAGTACCCACACCTGATATACCCTAGGATCTTCCTGACTACCAGTTGGGCTACAAGGTATCTCCTGAAAGGGATGGTCTGATCCTTAAAGGAATGGTACTACTATAATTCAGCCTTATCTCAGTAAATACACCTAAATAACACAAGTTATacatacatgtacagtggggagaacaagtatttgatacactgccgattttgcaggatttcctacttgcaaagcatgtagaggtctgtaatttttatcataggtacccttcaactgtgagagacagaatgatgatttttaaataattcatttgcattagTACATGTTATTGAGGGCTTGTTATTATTATGCTACATTTTCACAGAAAAGGACGACTAgatgctagattattttgttttgtaaacctGCAGATGAAGCCAACTTCCGAGGTAGCATGCTCCATATTTTTGATACATCCCCTACAGTTTTGCcagtgtgaagacaattctgtCGTAATTATGTCAAGTTTTTGTGCAGTTTCTATCATTAAATTTAACAACGATTTAAGGTCACAATGCTATGTGGTATGTCTCAAACATACCTCTATAAATTTTAACTACTAAATTATTATACTAACCAAGATATGTCTATCAAacgttttattctctctcataatgtaaacaagtccTGAGAGTCCTACCTTTAATTTACAGCAGGGATATTCCCCTCTGGCCCTGGAGTGCCCAAACACTCCAGGTTTTAATGATTTTTTCAAATTTAGACCTGGAACAACAGATAAAAGCAAATAACTAGCAGGTAcaatcaaaacaacacaaatgtttCACCTTTCCAGAACCAGAGTAGAATCGTTTTAATTTAAGAGGTAATTTAATCTAATATCTCCACCATTTGAAAACTACAGACACATTTGTTGGATTAAAATAGATATGTGCTAAATTCTAAATTACACACATTCTGTTAACCAAGGTTCAACAAAGCTTTGTTGCATGAGTAGGACTTTTTCATAAAGGGAGATGCCGCAGGCCAGCTGCGATCCTAAGACCTGGCTTTGAAGGTGGTGATAGTGTTAAGAATATATTTGTATTGCTGATTAGTCTGAATGGTCCGGAAGGCTAAgtcatttatctttttttttcttagtgTGAAGAGGTTTTCAAAACCTACCCGTTTTGACAAGCGATTCCAGGTTTTTGGTCCCAAACCAGAGATACATGGCATGTGAGTATACCCTAATATACACtgattataaacacaacacttttgttttttcccccatttatcatgagcaaagatctaagactttctctaaatattgttcacaaatctgtctagatctgttagtgagcacttttcctttgccgagataatccatccacctcaaaggtgtggcatatcaagatgctgattagacagcatgattattgcacaggtgtgtcttagggccacaataaaaggccactcaaaAATTTGcggtttcactgtattgggggcgGTCcggggggggtccgaaaaccaatcagtatctggtgtgaccaccatttgcctcacgcagtgcaacacatctccttctcatagagttgatcaggttgttgattgtggcctgtggaatgttggtccactccttcaatggctgtgcaaagttgctggatattggcaggacctgggacatgctgtcgtatacgccgatccagagtatcccaaacatgctcaatgggtgaaatgtctggtgagtatgctggccatgcaagaactgggatgttttcagcttccaggaattgtgtacagatccttgcaacatggggccgtgcattatcattctgcaacatgaggtgatggttgtgtATGAATGGCACAGAAAtaggcctcaggatctcatcatAGTATcactgtgcattcaaaatgccatcaataaaattcacctgtgttcgttgtccataacacacgcctgcccataccataaccctacctgtgaggtggatggattatctcggcaaaagagaagtgctcactaacacagatttagacagatttgtgaacaatatttgagagaaataggccttttgtgtacttggatctttgagttcagctcatgataaatgggggcaaaaacaagtgttgtgtttataattttgttcagtgtaacttTCAACAGACAGTTGCCTGCCTTACTAAGATCATTGATTATTACTGATTTCCGTTCTCTGACTGCTGAAAAATACCATCTGCAAttctttcagaactgccttcaaaGATGTGGTAGACAGCATTCTGTGGAAGACGAATGATATCCTTCTCCAGGTTGCTGAGGTAACATATTTCTAATCTACTGTTAAAAACAGCAAAATATTTGGTATTTGTAGTAAAGTCTGCCGTCTTCCTATTGTTAGTCCCAGTACGTGTCATTTAAATGTGTCAAACAGGAGTTCTATAAGCAGAAGGAACGCCGCCCTATCACAAGGCCTCAGTACCTCCAAGAGACCTTTGAACAGTGTGCGGATGAGATTAACAAAAGGCTTCTTGTCTACCAGAGCCAAACCCAGGCCTACTACAACAACTGTCTGCAAGGTCAGCACAATAAAGATTTTAGAACATTGTTTGACTTTGTAGGCCATGTTTCCCAATGCATTCTGCATTGATGAAGCACAGTTGAAGCAGATAATCTTTTAATCtctgtcctttttctttccatcctGATTTTGAAAAGAATTCCGACAGCAGCTGACCAACTGTGAGGAGTGTCTTTCCAAGGTGCCAGGGTTGCTCATCACTAACCTGGGCGAACAACACCTTAGGAGGCTGGGGCAGGACACGGGCCACATCCGCCAACAGCTGGCCGTTACTCTGCAGGAGAGCGAAGAGAGAAAGGTGCTGTTGCCCCTGTTTGAATACCCTCTCCTTCTTTATTTCCATTAGGAAATCACTGTTCAGATAAGGTAAGATTGGTGAAAGCAATGGAGCGGAAACCAACCATCCACTCACAGATCAGGCATCTGCTGAAAGATGTAGTCTACAGTTTTGGAACCGGGCCGATGAAAGCACATAGCTAAGCCAAAGCTGGTGGGAGTAGTCAGTCATACTGGTTTGTTATGAACGTAACGCACGTAAGGAAAGCCATTCTTATCTGTAACGCGTCCTTTCAGAAAAAGCATAGCCGTCTGCTGAGTGTTCGTTTGAGCCATCCCGCCTGTCAGAAAGAGCTGGAAGCCTTGAAAAGTGCtgaagaagacagacagagagagctggCCAATGCTATCACCAACGCTCATCAAGAGCTACTGGTAAGCACTGTCCCTATGGCACGACCATATCTCTACTCAGATGTAGGGAGTAAGGTTGGCTGTCCACCTTATGGATTTAcattccttaattttttttattcaaatgcattttgtgGATTCAGGAATGTGTGAGAAAACATGGAGATGAGTTTGTTAGTGCAGTCAGTGCTCTGACACAGAACCTCTTGTCCCACATGGACAACCTTGTGACCGTCGATGATGTCCAAGTTGGTCGTAAGTCTCCATCTACTGTGACCTATTTCTTTTCAAAGTCTTAAGTGTTATCAGAAATGCTCTAGCCATCCTTGCATATCAGTTATTTTGGTAGCGTCAAAGGTGGACCTGCATTAGAGCTGACCtatccacaaacacaaacatttgtttcaaaTGACAGCAAACCTTGTATTTGACAAATCCCATTGTGCTGTGGCAGCTTAGAACTTTTAAGCACATGCTGCAGTTGCCCCTCCAACCCTTTTTTACCTCCACTATGGGGGTTAAACGATCAGATTAAATTGAGGCCAAAATAACAGCCTTCCTTTTTTTGTGATCGGAAACATGAGAAACTGAAATGAAGTCGGAAAATGTCACCACTCTGATTCGCCGTAAAAAAGATGGCACTCTGCTAGAGGACAAGCAAAGTGGACATCTAGTACCGAGAGGCAGCAGGTAAACTTAACTGGGCACTTCATTTAAAAAAGGACCATTATTTATACTGATTTATAAATGTAACCAGAAATGTATGACCTTTTTGTGTTAGAACATGGCCAGGAATTTCAAACTTCAGGTCCAGTGTTTACGGTGTAGAGGAGCAACCATGCAAGGAAATGGCCTCAGTCAGAACTATCAAGACCACCTTTGTCCACCTGAGGGCAGTGGAGGCCCGTGACTCTATGTACCAGGTAGGAGGCTGTCTTTACCTCAGAACTATgggcagatacacacacacacacaaaggcttactatatgtatttttgtgtttggGATCCACAGCGCTATGAGCAGCAGTACAGGGAAGAGATGACCCAGGCCGTGCAGGAGAGCCAGGCCCAGAGCAGGGAGTTACAGTGCTGGGAAGAACATTGGCGAGAATTACTAGACACTCTGAGCCAGCTCAACGCTGAGTGATCACCTGGAAAGTCTGCACCAGGGTTcaagttttttttactgtaacacTGCAATGACATTTCAACAGTAACACATTCTTTGCATTTTTTCCCTTCCTGCCACTGTAAGGGAATTGGAATACTGCTTAGGCAAAATTCTGTGCTAGTGACtaatcatttttaaatggtaTTCATCATGGTTGGCTCAAAACACAATGTTCGATACTCCTAAGTATGGAtcatatttcattttgtgttctgGGTAGGATCGAGGTGTTAATACtgtttttaagtaaataaaaaaaaaagtaaattctACTGTTTGAAGAATTGCATTCACAGATAATGTctgcaaaattatttaaaaaaaatgtcatttggCTCATTTGTTCTaccaaaaagggaatgtttttgcTATCCATTACTCTTTTTTGTTTAGTCTGATGTGTTAATTTTACCTAAAGTTGAAGAAATTGAAAAGTGATTCATCACAGTGAACTACTTTGGGTGAACACCCAAAAGTTTCCTCAGTAAATA
The sequence above is a segment of the Esox lucius isolate fEsoLuc1 chromosome 1, fEsoLuc1.pri, whole genome shotgun sequence genome. Coding sequences within it:
- the ccdc180 gene encoding coiled-coil domain-containing protein 180, translated to MDQLLSGIMHCQTSEEQLVEEVCGLPDNVVAERSGSDIIERLMEKKQKNHIEAVAQLHNDLSVISVEYETLYRKPGEDLLHQLSVHDDNVERQMLRIESISDLEKFTLQELHELWDTVNEEFVMRRKQLKDLDSALAKYECDRKAMITALLRKYTGKLENIGYIIPSDIHRLMDEEAMMINQALLANRRALAKLHLNLMESHLQKEYSHRLRWEDKLEDWKKVKALGVVSRFKEFIGSPAIQCPKDIQTVRNCMHVAQQSVQEQRIKILQSVMAMIPPRCSSSLVTEWYKSLSGVNEKIDCMHIDSMRKLHSLYENMWQECLSEVEQCKKEFHTCGISPEEIQNIVKAEFLPLIGNCQSQAKECLAAMNKAFQSLAKSSAGLSKSLFKFMRGTSHLWEVHSAGLWRREQQLQEQLDQVCYCRDHGIQKKEAHLDVMLDKLRQESTEEALKITLEKTLHFLDEVKHVYIHFYKEEVDTVEGFPPMVLEELHSYSFAVSRYFNVKEIYSPDSEELRSLYPNINLDLSGMATVQGRPITGQGRKQLPEGFQKSPADLSFDEYDNEDDIDSHQEFVDCQSSESFVTSKGNVYNGQSFVSHWDLEQETIPSEMEAVVFPRSLLVDLQKNVRLLFFNHLEEVYQTALTSSMNTVAAKKEALKSELDLRLQLHQRRGERIKMDIHNVRAAELILHRDRVERHCQGVLQALGNCRTNVQDLQIQQHKLTEDFRSQIYSMEDEFNTATKSDMVVGLCGTLQSNLENYMNVIQELQRHFRQTLESKLDDLRKSNVKLMKSFKLFSEGGNFTPKEIEMLHKRIEKMSKRIDSTDEAIMLDMEGTESKCLEQAKDVINRFEEKSHFLIIDLKFMEKIQGMLTNTQVQLKTEATNSNMQQKKINSLLTELKTMINYFAQSPEKKVTTDDILTFTQTILEEFRARCHYLECFLDPTMAVPMPDCALQGAFAVAARPKSRKQSGSPANDSLLQPSRMGVPLTDDVVVGVIKGLLRLGKPVTQEAHSHSPEKGSAAVAVTLSSPLGQRSGKSPSAESVGTRSVKRFSKPTRFDKRFQVFGPKPEIHGITAFKDVVDSILWKTNDILLQVAEEFYKQKERRPITRPQYLQETFEQCADEINKRLLVYQSQTQAYYNNCLQEFRQQLTNCEECLSKVPGLLITNLGEQHLRRLGQDTGHIRQQLAVTLQESEERKKKHSRLLSVRLSHPACQKELEALKSAEEDRQRELANAITNAHQELLECVRKHGDEFVSAVSALTQNLLSHMDNLVTVDDVQVGQTEMKSENVTTLIRRKKDGTLLEDKQSGHLVPRGSRTWPGISNFRSSVYGVEEQPCKEMASVRTIKTTFVHLRAVEARDSMYQRYEQQYREEMTQAVQESQAQSRELQCWEEHWRELLDTLSQLNAE